In Spea bombifrons isolate aSpeBom1 chromosome 5, aSpeBom1.2.pri, whole genome shotgun sequence, the sequence tataaataatatgcttTCAGCccccaaaaattaaataaattgcttACTTTACTAAAATGCTGCAGCTTCACACACATCTACTAAGTTTTGCGACAGTTTAgctgtttgaagcagccaatcagcagcaggatgACATTCTCATTAAATGTTAAAGCACTTCCAGGTAAAGCACTTTACATAATATAACTTTACCCTTGTGAAACATTTTCCTAGAGCTTTAACCATTTAATTGCCAGGGACATTTCACGAAATTCATGAAACGGCTAATTCATAGACTCCGTACCTTTAGACTGAAGgtcattaaaatatatctatttaataaagcaattttttttaaatatgtgggAAATGTtgctaaaatactttatattataataatttcaTTCATTAATAACATAGTCTCATTTGCAGTGGGAATGCCACTGATGTTTTCCTAAACAATTTCAAGGCATGAAATACCGTATTAACCTCAATGATTTCAAGGCCTGCCCAGTTTGGAAGTTAGATGTCAAAAATGTTCTTGAAATGCTGTTGGTTCCCATACACAACtcttatttctatatatttttaccccaacaggcctttttttctcttcaggcTTTGCTCACTTGAACACAGGTGGTGCTTTTATTAACACAGGCGGAGGGTTCATATGTGGGCGCCATTGATTAATCCACCTCTGCTCGTCTGAGATTGTCCTGAGAACCGTAACCTTGGGCGTCCTTGTAAAGTGACTTTGGGAAGCGGTGTTCTTCAGGCAAGCCATTTAGTCAGGGACAATAAGATTTAGGCAAACATGGCAGCAACTAAAATATTGTCCGGGCAAACAGCTGTGTCAGAAGTTAGAACGTGGGAGATATTCCTGAACAAGGCCTGGCCCTCAGCCCAGTCAGCTGTGCCCTGAAACAATGttagaaatgtttctttttggtTCCCTTCCATCTAAATATACTCATTTCCAATACATCCACATCAGGAAGCATTTCAAAAGAAGCGCACCCTTTTCACAAACTATAAAAATGTTGAACTATCATGATCTAATGAGAATAACCcttagcaaaataaatattatgtttatttaggaCATCCAGTGCTTTGAGTTGCAGAATGGATTAAACAAAGGATTCACAGGTGTAAAGAACCCAAACAAATGATTTCCATTGACATGGTAATGAAATTGCCAAAGTGGGCACTTCACTTTCATTTGCCAGCCAATGCTTCTGCCGATAATGTCTTCTCATTGAGGCTACCTTGTGCAATTAACATGAAAGGTGTTGGGATGACCATGTGTCTACACAGAAAACCATCAAATTAAGCCCCCAAAAACCTTGGTGTGTAGACAGACACCAGGCCAACTACAAAAGACTTTGCCTTTAGTGCTGTCTGAAGTCTGACTTTCCCATGGATTTCTGGATATGGGAGAGAAAAGACACAAAAGCTGACGGTAACCAAAATTGTGGTACAATTGGTGCCATTCTTAAAGCAAAGTGCTCAACAAATGGTACATTGTGCCTTTTACAACTTCAACAATAGAAATGTATTTCAGAAGATGTTTATATTAACTTCCAGGGCTATTTAGACCAGCAAAACCAACTTTTTCTAGGCAATGGGAAGACAATTGAGTATTGAAGAGCACTGGAGTAAGAAGGCGAAAACAGAATTCTGCTTGCTGCTAAACAGATGGAATAATTATACCATATAATGATAAAAAGTTTACTTTGATTGGTTTAACGGAACCATATAAAAATCTGCTGAAAGGGGATGGTACCTTGAACCATGGAATCTAATGAAGTTATGGTCATTAATGTagagaaacatatatatatatatagcttggaggagagaagattGAGAGAGGATGTCCCCAaaccatttaaatacataaagggattcagAGGGAGGAGAAACGTAAGAACAAGagctcataatctaaaactagaggataggaggcttagatgtaaggacgttttacttccCAGAGacggtggtaaataagtggatacattagaggttaatacaataagagaatttaaacatgcatgtgcaATAAGGATGAATATAGGAGAAGATTAAACACCAAATAAAGTTCTTCACAATAAGAACACatgggcagataagatgggccGAACGGTTGATATCTGCTgtccaattctatgtttctgattTTTCCAAATGGTCCAATAGTAGGGGaactaaaaacacaaaatcccaGATGAAGCAAGTAAGTGCCCAGCGAGAGCAGAATTTTGGCAAACACCCACCAGCTAATTACTATAATCTCGCCTGGTCGAAGCTCAGGATGAGCGAAACGCGTAgcactttttatttgatttttatcaattttaaAATTTGGAATGGAATAAGAGAAAAATCTTTTTATCAAATTTGCTGTCCCTTCTCATCTTTGGAACGTCCGTGGAGACAGGTCTGGAGGCAGTTGGAGATCTCGAGCGGATTGCCCCTGATGAGCAGAGTTATATCTTCTATTCTGTGAGTGCATTCACCTGTCTAGAGGGGAATTAATGCCCTGACTTTATTACAATATTAGCTGtgtctgtattttgttttcaggATATCCATCTTAAGAACTCATACAATgatatagacatatatacaggttctgtaatattttcattttttctataGATTCACACGGAGGGCACTTTGTCACTTTTTCTGTATAATTTCAGAAATAACTGGgaatggctgatgtggtcaccctataaATAAGTAATTCAATATAGGTATTCAAGAGATATTGCAGTGCACAGCACAAGGAGATTCTAAATCAACTATAGGAACATCCTTAAAACAGACCCCACATCACACATAAAGAGGAtggtggatagatagataaatagatagatagatagatagatagatagatagatagatagatagatagatagatagatagatagatagatagatagatagacagataaatagatagatggatagatagagatTATAGATGCTGTTATCATTATAGCCACCAATGAAGGTTGGAATAAGTGAAGCTAATCAGAAGTTTCTGATTGACAGGCATCCAGTAATACCCGTCTTTATACTGTTTCCAAAGTCTGCAAAGAACACAAACCATCACCGAGACCCAGTATTTCAACTTTTAGCCATTTTTATTTGCTATAATATTATAGTTTATACGTATAtaaagacacttttttttataagggaTACTAAGGAGTTCTAAAATAAGATCAGGAATCTACCATTATCTAAAAATACATTGCCTTTGGCTACTTTTATATAAGAGCATTGTCTATATGCAAGTACAGCGGATGGCTGTTCAAAAATGGCAGCCAACGGAATGTTCTTGCTGATTGGACCACTCCACAGGTTTCTATGGTAATAGGACCCTTTTAAAAacgctttaaaaacaaaaattaaaatactcTTTTAATAGATAAGCTCTGTGTCTCTTAAAAGAAACTCCACAACAGCAGAATAGTTTTAATATAATTGTCAGTTTattatacaatacattttttaataaaaacacagtTTTGTCACAAAATAAAAGGCTTTAGATACAGACACATCATATTATGTAAGGAGATCAGTAAAATCTCATGAAAAACCTTAACAACaagataaaacatatacatgtatCTCTACACCAGAGAGCCATAATTGGGAACTTTGTAAACACGCTACTCCATCATGGAGATTCTGTTGCTTTGAATTGTTAATGGTGGAAACCAAATAGTTCTAACGGAAAAAATAGTACTCGTCAGGGGTACAGACATACAGGCACACTTATACAAACAGGGATTTAAGCATTGAGAAAAGAAATTGTGTTATCACTTATCTCAACAGAAGCTGTCGTCAGTTTGAAGTTATTACATCACATGTAGCAGAAGACTTTTTATTGCTTGTTCTaggaaatacattatattttatgcatGCTTGTAAATAAGATTAGAGAAACTAATACCTAGGGCGCTCACTAAagcaccagaaaaaaatatatttaaaatatactgaAAAGTATGTATGCAAACATTCGTGtaaccccaccccaccccccccCAGGCATGGCATGCTGTATGAATTGCACAATCATTAGATAGGATCCATGTCTCCTTCAGCTGTGTCAGCTTTTATTGACACCCTTGTGTGGTGGACAGAGCCGTAACTGGTGCTCTTTATCCAGGGGTAGGATCGGAGGCTCAAGCCAGGTGGCTGAAGCGTGCCGCTCACCTTATGGTGCCTTGGTCCTTACGGACTTGGTGGTGGATCTTAAAGTACTTTAGTAAAAGCAACCGAGAAAATGCTGCAGTAATATTTACCAGTTATTTCACGTGGCCTTCATTTAAAAGCAATTTGGCACTAGGTTTCTTTGGCACAAATATTAGAATCATTTGTTGGCGTCACAGTCTGCATTTGCCTCAATAATAAATTTCTCTATATGGACTCTGGCAAGAAGAAAACATCAGCAACAACACAGTGAGCACATACACAGATTACCCATGCTCAATACAATGCTACAAAACTGGACCACAGGACACATAAAGTGTCATAAAAACATCatacatcttttatttttttttgccttaaatTCACATATACTACAAAAAGATCCTGAAATAAAAAGGATTTAATTTGGTTTGAAGGTCAATGCAACACTGTTGATACAGAATCTTTGACCGGTGGGAGAAGGTCCATCGTCAAACACATGGCCTAAATGTGCATCGCACTGCAGGAGAGAAAACACACATTTGGGTTTCAATAACCTGATTGTCCAGACTTTAATAGCATGCACGTTTGATTCTATGTATCTTGCTGTGGCTCACGGCAACACCTTAACAATGCCTACAGAGCAGGAATGAACAGGTTAAATAGTAGACCTCACAGAAGCCCAGCAGGTTGTGGTTAATATGCCATATGCTAAACTTCCATGAGCAATGCTTAAAGAGCCAGGACTGCTTAATGGTTTTATTCGGATCCCACTATATTCTAATTTGCGTTGGCCTGTAGTTAATCCCAGAGGTCTTCTACAATTTGGACAAAATGTGAATTTGTGCGCcactccagaaaaaactccagaaactccagaaaaaagGCATCATTAATGTTTAtagccttttatttatatattaaaggtgctgttccactgaaacaaaaacaatagcCATATTCTCAAGTATTTTAAGTGAATAAATCTTAGCAATTATGTAGTTTTGATTTGTCCTCCGAaggtttaattatttaaaagctAAACAAAGCTATTTCAGTTTTATTGGCAAAGACCTATCATGCCTAATTTTTGTGTGATCACCAGCAAAATTGACAAATGAGGCAAAATGTGattaattacaaataatttCTGGGTTTGAGCACTTGTACCTCTTTGCAAATGACTTCAGTTCCAGCAGATCCTAGCGAGTTATCTGGACGCCTCAGAACATTTGTGTCACTCTCATCCATCCCTTGGGCACCATATGCTTCAGAAAAAGAAGGCCATCCGGTTCCTGAATTGTACTTCTTTTCAGAACTacaaaggagaagagagaaaCCTAACATTCAACTTAGTCCCTCTGTGGAAATCCTCCACGGATAAATATTCTTACCAGGCCGGGACAAATGCTTGGTGGGCCACTGACCACTGGAGCGCCATAGTAATctgatctgctgctccagtggcTGGATATGGCCGCCCACAAGCTACGAGAACATAAAAAGTGTGCATCAGCGCATATCTAGCTATTGGCCGCACCTACACATCAGGATTGTAAAGGTTTCTGTGGTGTGAATGTACCTGGATTTTATTTTGGACAGGTGCTAAATGTATAGCTGGAAACACTTGGGATTTGCCCAGAGACTCAggatgaagcactgcttctcggGGTCACAGAGGAGAATCTCCAATTAGCGGTAGCAGCACCGAGGCATGCCAACTCCCCACCCAACCCCTGCCCACTCTCCACCCAACCCCTGCCCACTCCCCTCCTAATCTTCaatttttcagccagcagacCCCCCACTGACTCCAAACGCATTCTTCACTTTGTGGTTGGGTTCTGTAACAAACCTGGTAGATTATCCTTGTCACCAGCAGGATGTCCAAGAAGAACCATTTGCCAATAATCTATAAAGAGGTGTTTGGTGAACCTCCCCTCCTGTACTGTGCTTTCCAGACATCTTATGAATTTTATTAACACGGCTGTGTTTGGAATAAGCATATGAAATACAGCTAAAGCCAGAAAATAGTTCTACGTTCCAGATATAacttcaaaatatttatatggcCACCCTTGATGTGCGATTCAAATGTGGTCATTTCCCATGAGCATATGGAAGACAAATGCCAAACATTTATTCCATAATAACAGTTAAGCCGGCAATACATTTATGATCAAATGGTgctaaggaggaaaaaaaggagGTGGATACCAAACCGGCTCAACTCCCCATGGTTTAGCAGCCCAATTATATAAATCTCAAATATTATAGTTGAAATAAGagataaatgtatttcataGTTTGCAAGCCCAGACTCAAGCTGCTTGGAGATGGTGGACGCCGAGAACCTACAGTTTCCTGAGATTGCCGGTTGCTgagcattttataaataatggcTTTTCCTTCTTTCAATGATATGACCGTTGTGTTCGTATCGTAGTCATTTTAAGCACAGCTGGTAAGAGAAACGCATGCAGCAGATGACAGTGATTACCTGAACAGCGGGGAGTTGCAGCAGACACAGTGATAGATCCCTTCCTCTGTATTGTTCAGATGAATTCCGCTAAAGGGCTGGACATACAAACATTTTGTTAACACAGCAGGACGCACAAGGACAGTGTTTGCTGTAGAAAAGTTAGAACTTTACAACTTTCTTCCAGTCTTTTGGGGGATGTTCTTTAAGTCAACAAGAACATGGTTCATGATGAAGAAGCATAATACAAAGATTACAAAAGCAGTAAAGCAGAACATCATAAGGAATTTGGGGTCTTCCTACAAGGATTGACATATGTTTTGTAACACGTGTTGTGCTGCTACTTGGAAACCAGTGATTACCAGTCAACACACCAAGTTCAGTTCAATCTGAAGTTTAAGTTTATTCACGTGAGTTGGCACAAGAAGACCTGAAAATGTGATAATTCTCTGGTGAATCCCTGATCATCTCatgttttccccaaaaaatactTTTGAGCAGTCTTAGTCCTGCCTACGCTAAGACTAAACACAGCAAGGAGGGCCTGGGACTCTGTAGAGGTCAACACAAAATACTCTGAAAGATTATCAGATTAATTTGGGAAAGAAACAGAACCAGTATAGTCACTGGATGAATAATGAATTATCAGAGAACTCTGCCCCATGTAACTACCAAAAAgcccatgatatgcattaaaAGCGACTCCAGTGAAAAGTATGAAAAGCGGTTTTACTAGATTGCCAATCTTTCTACCAACTGGCCCATTCCATTGGTTCTAATGGCGATAAGACCCCTGGTCGAATGTGGCACCCAAATCATTTTCACAAATAAACAGATTTATAGAATAGCCCTGCCCCAAATATCCTTGTGATAGAACAAGTAGCATTATAGCCACAGTTACAATATAATACAGGGGTGATCATTGTACGTTTTGCTGTTACAGCTGAGGTTAAGGCATCTTCATATGAATAATTCTCTTACCAATTCAGTTCCCTTTTCTCTGGTCACATAGTACTGTTCAGGTGTAAGTTTCTTATGCCAGTCGACAGAAACAGTCGATTCATCGTATCTCGTAAGTGACCCTGAATAAATGTACAACATATACAACATATCAATTTATAATTAGGTTATTTTctaaatcataaataataaaaaacataattataaaaattattaatattcatattaattaaaacagaTGTAAGCAGATATGGAAACATCAGTAAACACAAAGGCACTCAAACTGCTGGTTGTGTTTATTGAGCTTCTGTGGTGGCAGCGACCTGCCCTATATTACTTAGACTTCTTCCTTTGAGCTTATTAATGGCGCGTAGGGTTAGACATTGAGTCAGCTCATGCTCTTGTTATGAGGTTTGCTCACATAATGTGCATATGCACTTGAGCAGTTAGCAATAGCTTTTTAGGATTTGTGCCTCAGGGCTGTAATCGCTTACTTGCCAGTATCGTTTTACCGGGTGGTCTTCACTTTTAGTAAAAGTCTAAGTTTTAGGGGACTTCTTTAGGGAGTTCTCTGTATGAGTTAATTCACTCATATTCCAGAATGGACTTTCAAACAAATACTGTGGATTTCCTGTTTGATCAATGCAATGAATGTAAACTGATCAAGGTACATGTGAGGTTTATAGGAAGGAAGAAAGTGGTAGGTTTCAAAAACACTGGGACTAAGGACCAATCCTTCACAAATCACCATATACCGGTGGGAATGCATTTATTTGAAATCATCAACCCATATTCTGGCCTGGGCCAACTAAACCTAGGCCTAATTTAGTAGGTTGGGTGGGAGGGCAAGTGGCAGCCCCTCTGTCGCAAATTGGGGAGCAGATTGCCCAGTTGGCACCCTATTAATATGACTCCGGCCGTTCAGCACTGAGGACATGCAGCAAGGCAAGGACTCTACTCAATAAAACCTAGAGGTATTAAAAGTCAACCTAGGTCACGTATTCTTAGAAACTATTTCTAGTCGTGCTATCTGCTTTATTACTGTGAATGTCTGAAGATTTATAATAGGAAAGCAGATAAGTGTATATCGCTACGTCGTAGACAACAAATAAAGGTTATTTCCGTCAACCTCTGCGCCATTTAGGtgctaaaatatttactttattttattaaatagttatacttggaaaaaaaatgttatcattattatttagtcTGAGTCACCCAGAGAAGACTTCAGTGTTACTGGTAGGGATTACGAGGTAGAACTTGGACGGATCAGTTTATCAAGAGGGAGGAGTGCAAGCTGGAGCGAGGCAGCTAAAGTGCCCGGCTTCTTATTATACACGGTTCCTCTCGGCATAAGTACCCTCTCTATCAGTCAGCTGAGCCTGAGCGTCTGGCTTAGGTCCGCTTTAACCTGTTATATATCATGGTTATCTCTCCCTTCTCTACTACGAGAGGACTATACGTTGATCAATTGTCCTGCTTGGAAAAGTGCTAATAACGACGGAAATTCAGGAGATTGTTTTTGTCGCATTGCTTATCCAAGTTTATAGCTATTTATCCACaactaaacattatttatttcaacTTTTCTCACTGTCCTGGGTCTAGCACCTTATATTTCAGGGTCATCGGCCTCTATTAATATTGGTGGTTATTTTTAAGAATTGTTGGACCCACAACAGAATAGTAAGAACTGAAGAGACAATAGGTGTTTCATAATAGAAATCTTATTGCATGGCACCACAGATTTACGTTTCGTATATTTCTCATATTCAAATACCCCTGTGGGGCCACAGCCAAACGTACATTCTAGATGTACAGAAAATAGGACAGGGGCAGATGCATCAATGAACAGAGAAGGGGGAAAACTCAACAAAGCAAGGTCAGCAATGGGGTAGGAATACCGTTTACCCACATACATTAAACCGTTTACCCACATACATTAAACTGACATGGAATCTATAAAATATGAGAACGCTAAGCATGGCCCCCTGTCATCTGCATGGTTCCTGGCTCAGGACAGTAGACTTCACCCAGCCACTCAGTAATTTGAGAAGTTAGTTCAAAGGTCGCGTACGTGTATTCATCTGGGAAAAGACAGCTTGCAGACTTTGATACTTTATCAACCACCCAAACACAACAGCACGTCAGGTCTTGCTAAGATATCATTTTTCTCTTAGCGACTGTAAACAGGTCTAGAAACGCTCGCTTCTACCCTGTCCAGTtcctttgtttatttattttaaaaacaatgtaagAAAAGGAaacccttttatttatattagtaatgatatatatatatgtactgtatatataccgtatgtaaGTTAACTTcaatcataaaatgtatttgttaaataaaaatcgACATTTGTAGCAAAAGTTGCCAGAATAGATGAACATGTATACAAATGTTTAGTGTTGTGTTCTTTCCCACTACACTGTTGAAATGAAATTGAGAGGCGAAAAATGGATATTACACTAtacttttagattgtaagctcacaaacGAGGTCCTTAGAAGCCCGTCATTTTTGCCAGGAACTTTAAAgtgccataaggctagatggcaagctcatgggcatgtatctgtgtgtgttaatgtatatttattatgtatttgtttaccACCCCAAACTTACATTgaacagcgctgtggaatacgttagtaattaataaataataataataataataaaataatagtaatacattCCACTGGTTATTTCACGCTCTGAGGACTGCGCATAATCCATTATTATTCTGGCACCAAAGGCGACCAGGACCCGTTTTctgtaaaaatgtgttataaaaacagaataattgTGTGAATTGCTATTAATAACACAATCAGTTTGAGCGGTATTAATAATGATTGCACTATTATTCCCCTGTGCATCAAAGATTTATTCTTGGTTGATTTGCGAGGGAATACACCCtagcatatgtttatgtgtcgGGCTCCTGGTATCATACAAAGCAACGCCATTCCGAGGGTGGCACAAGGATGGTAAACTAGAaggttttattaatttataacaGAATAAAATGTTCCCTGTGAAATAACCAGGTAAGAAAATGGAATACGCCTTTCGGCCATCTAATCAATAAATCTATGCCAAATCAATACATGTAATTATACACAGATCGTTTCCCCAATCCCCGGCCGTATGTGTAAAACAGATAGTCTTCAACCATGAAGTTTGCTAATTAAATTCAGCGGTGGGCCATTCCTTGGCGCATGTAATTCCTCTGCAAAGACCACAGATGGTGCAAGCACTATAGGGAATGGAAATTTCCAGCGCACATATTCTATAGAATGCCTGTATCATCTCTTACAGAGATCCAAATGATGGGCTTAGAACAGCTGGGCGACCCTTCCATGCCTCACGCATACACTACTATTTAACGCAGAAGGATAGaatatacatacagaaataacacacacaaatccaACGTGATTGGCTACACACTAACGCATAATTCCTGTGGTTCCATGACAAAGTGCATTATATTAACGTAGCACACCTAAACAGCATTGTACCGCGCTgccgaatatgatggcgctatataatcaATACATGATAGTAATCCCCATACTCTGCATGGCGTACATGCAGCGTGCAGGCACAGGGGATCTGcgtgcacatatacacaaagc encodes:
- the MSRB2 gene encoding methionine-R-sulfoxide reductase B2, mitochondrial encodes the protein MARILRNLSTLLMRERTFKPVAAVRIAANMLHNDAGSLTRYDESTVSVDWHKKLTPEQYYVTREKGTELPFSGIHLNNTEEGIYHCVCCNSPLFSSEKKYNSGTGWPSFSEAYGAQGMDESDTNVLRRPDNSLGSAGTEVICKECDAHLGHVFDDGPSPTGQRFCINSVALTFKPN